One Procambarus clarkii isolate CNS0578487 chromosome 15, FALCON_Pclarkii_2.0, whole genome shotgun sequence DNA segment encodes these proteins:
- the LOC138364977 gene encoding proteoglycan 4-like: protein MKEEDLEAWSTLLKVMEDNSSPEGGNTTVQLTTTAVNTSAVNTTAVNTTDDHRRQHHRRPPPSTPPTTTAVNTTDDRRRQHHRRPPPSTPPTTTAVNTTDDHHRQHHRRPPPSTPPTTTAVNTTDDHHRQHHRRPPPSTPPTTTAVNTTDDRRRQHHRRPPPSTPPTTTAVNTTAVNTTDDHRRQHHRRPPPSTPPTTATVNTTDDHRRQHHRRQHHRRPPPSTPPMTTTVNTTDDHRRQHHRRPPPSTPPPSTPPTTTAVNTTDDHRRQHHRRPPPSTPPTTTAVNTTDDHRRQHHRRPPPSTPPTTTAVNTTDDHRRQHHRRPPPSTPPTTAAVNTTDDRRRQHHRRPPPSTPPPSTPPTTTAVNTTDDRRRQHHR from the exons atgaaggaagaggacctcgaggcatggtcgacgctcttgaaagttatggaagataacagct CACCAGAAGGTGGCAACACTACTGTTCAACTGACGACCACCGCCGTCAACACCTCCGCCGTCAACACCACCGCCGTCAACACCACCGACGACCACCGCCGTCAACACCACCGACGACCACCGCCGTCAACACCACCGACGACCACCGCCGTCAACACCACCGACGACCGCCGCCGTCAACACCACCGacgaccaccaccgtcaacaccaccgacgaccaccgccgtcaacaccaccgacgaccaccaccgtcaacaccatcgACGACCACCGCCGTCAACACCACCGACGACCACCGCCGTCAACACCACCGacgaccaccaccgtcaacaccaccgaCGACCACCGCCGTCAACACCACCGACGACCACCGCCGTCAACACCACCGACGACCGCCGCCGTCAACACCACCGACGACCACCGCCGTCAACACCACCGACGACCACCGCCGTCAACACCACCGCCGTCAACACCACCGACGACCACCGCCGTCAACACCACCGACGACCGCCGCCGTCAACACCACCGACGAccgccaccgtcaacaccaccgaCGACCACCGCCGTCAACACCACCGCCGTCAACACCACCGACGACCGCCGCCGTCAACACCACCGatgaccaccaccgtcaacaccaccgaCGACCACCGCCGTCAACACCACCGACGACCACCGCCGTCAACACCTCCGCCGTCAACACCACCGACGACCACCGCCGTCAACACCACCGACGACCACCGCCGTCAACACCACCGacgaccaccaccgtcaacaccaccgaCGACCACCGCCGTCAACACCACCGACGACCACCGCCGTCAACACCACCGACGACCGCCGCCGTCAACACCACCGACGACCACCGCCGTCAACACCACCGACGACCACCGCCGTCAACACCACCGACGACCACCGCCGTCAACACCACCGACGACCGCCGCCGTCAACACCACCGACGACCGCCGCCGTCAACACCACCGACGACCACCGCCGTCAACACCACCGCCGTCAACACCACCGACGACCACCGCCGTCAACACCACCGACGACCGCCGCCGTCAACACCACCGatga